The following are encoded together in the Peromyscus leucopus breed LL Stock chromosome 1, UCI_PerLeu_2.1, whole genome shotgun sequence genome:
- the Spindoc gene encoding spindlin interactor and repressor of chromatin-binding protein isoform X2 produces MALRAEGAAALDCFEVTLKCEEGEDDEEAVVVAVIPRPEPMLRVTQQEKTPPPRPNLLEAGVESCEEPKQQVSWEQEFLVGNSPGGSGRALCMVCGAEIRSPSADTARTHILEQHPHTLDLSPSEKSNILEAWSEGVALLQDIQADQPSLPGLESGQDGQPDPNSNPDPARMPAEIVVLLDSEDNPSLPKRLRPRGLRPLELPVAPVTEPGNKKARGQRWKESPEEEPVRKKRSRHMTKNLDPDPDPPSPESPTETFAAPAEVRHFTDGSFPPGFVLQLFSHTQLRTTDSKDSSKDGKAAAEGLPRPENPSPGYPCSDGGATSRQPLTGLVQASPGHQGGGNR; encoded by the exons ATGGCACTGAGAGCAGAGGGCGCCGCGGCGCTGGACTGCTTCGAGGTGACGCTGAAGTGTGAGGAAGGGGAGGACGACGAGGAGGCCGTGGTGGTTGCCGTGATCCCGCGGCCTGAGCCGATGCTCCGAG TAACCCAACAGGAAAAGACGCCACCACCTAGGCCCAACCTGCTGGAAGCAGGTGTCGAAAGCTGTGAGGAACCCAAGCAGCAAGTGTCATGGGAGCAGGAGTTCCTGGTGGGGAACAGCCCAGGAGGCAGTGGACGGGCGCTGTGCATGGTGTGTGGGGCTGAGATCCGGTCCCCATCAGCAGATACTGCTCGCACACACATCCTGGAGCAGCATCCCCATACCCTGGACCTGAGCCCCTCTGAGAAGAGCAACATCTTGGAAGCCTGGAGTGAAGGGGTAGCCCTTCTGCAAGACATTCAAGCTGACCAGCCATCTCTGCCTGGCCTAG AGTCAGGCCAGGATGGCCAGCCAGACCCCAACTCCAACCCGGACCCTGCCAGGATGCCAGCAGAGATCGTGGTCCTCTTGGATTCCGAGGACAACCCATCCCTCCCTAAGAGGCTCCGGCCCAGAGGACTTCGCCCCCTTGAGTTGCCTG TTGCCCCTGTCACAGAGCCAGGAAATAAAAAGGCCCGTGGCCAGAGATGGAAGGAGTCCCCTGAGGAGGAGCCTGTTAGAAAGAAGAGAAGCAGGCATATGACCAAAAACCTGGACCCTGACCCAG ACCCCCCATCTCCTGAGTCACCCACAGAGACGTTTGCAGCACCAGCCGAAGTCCGACATTTCACTGACGGCAGCTTCCCTCCTGGCTTTGTCCTCCAGCTCTTCTCCCACACGCAGCTCAGGACCACGGACAGTAAGGACTCCTCTAAAGACGGCAAAGCAGCAGCGGAGGGCCTGCCTCGGCCAGAAAACCCCTCTCCAG